In Mycoplasmopsis fermentans PG18, one genomic interval encodes:
- a CDS encoding recombinase family protein produces the protein MIYGYTRVSTKKQIDGYGFEIQQNEILNKYPNAIIINEQFTGTKLNRPLFNDLLTKLEKDDILVVSKLDRFARNTVEGIKVVEALFKKKVAIHILNIGLLEDTPMGRFFLTTMLAVAELERNMIVERTQNGKEIARLRTDYKEGRPKVYTEDLLSEAILLLDSFSYRQVSLLTGISKSTLVRAKKALKNS, from the coding sequence ATGATTTATGGTTATACAAGAGTTAGCACAAAAAAACAAATTGATGGATATGGTTTTGAAATACAACAAAATGAAATATTGAATAAATATCCAAACGCAATAATAATTAATGAACAATTTACAGGAACAAAATTAAATAGACCACTATTTAATGATCTATTAACTAAATTAGAAAAAGATGATATTCTAGTAGTTTCTAAATTAGATAGATTTGCTAGAAATACAGTTGAAGGTATTAAAGTAGTTGAAGCTTTATTTAAAAAGAAAGTAGCAATACATATTTTAAATATAGGCTTATTAGAGGACACTCCAATGGGTCGTTTTTTCTTAACAACTATGTTAGCAGTTGCTGAATTAGAAAGAAACATGATAGTAGAAAGAACACAAAATGGTAAAGAGATAGCAAGACTAAGAACAGATTATAAAGAAGGTAGACCAAAAGTTTATACTGAAGATCTTTTAAGTGAAGCAATTTTGCTTTTAGATTCCTTTTCCTATCGCCAAGTTTCACTTTTAACTGGTATTAGTAAATCAACATTAGTTAGAGCTAAAAAAGCACTAAAAAATAGCTAG
- a CDS encoding MAG0920 family protein → MKRKLRVQNSLVNHYCLMSKIPLIYALLAIALMLESLVLMVFLQVYEKESFFTMFVTLGIIFYVPLPLWYIVVCLLWYIKQKKWRKFNNMLPDSSLIEKSIDINTDVEQLYPSKNKCYFKRQGFNALYFSTFNTQKFKSYSFEKQKLFIYMTMVLNYDDTAFDNKFEPLNINMFKNEAKAYKIIE, encoded by the coding sequence ATGAAAAGAAAATTAAGAGTTCAAAATTCATTAGTAAATCATTATTGTCTGATGTCTAAAATTCCATTAATTTATGCTTTACTTGCAATCGCATTAATGCTAGAAAGCTTAGTTTTAATGGTTTTTCTACAAGTATATGAAAAGGAATCATTTTTTACAATGTTTGTAACACTTGGCATAATATTTTATGTACCATTGCCCTTGTGATATATTGTTGTATGCTTACTATGATATATAAAACAAAAAAAGTGAAGAAAGTTTAATAATATGCTTCCAGATAGTTCTTTAATCGAAAAATCAATTGACATAAACACAGATGTTGAACAATTGTATCCATCTAAAAATAAATGTTATTTTAAAAGACAAGGTTTTAATGCACTTTATTTTTCAACTTTTAATACTCAAAAATTCAAGTCATACTCATTCGAAAAGCAAAAACTTTTTATTTATATGACTATGGTTCTCAATTACGATGATACAGCATTTGATAATAAATTTGAGCCGCTAAATATTAATATGTTCAAAAATGAAGCAAAAGCTTATAAAATTATTGAATAA
- a CDS encoding MG284/MPN403 family protein: MTSTISQFASQYQMSNLQKYRSVETIINMEKAIFLKNRQEDFIEKYYKKNENSRSNNYFSDKFKRVYNCLSGVSQLIIKNEFMKQSENKLWYQDYFSKSTYYKNRKNAIDEFLIYYLDYTPRAVIKP; this comes from the coding sequence ATGACAAGTACTATTTCGCAATTTGCTTCACAATACCAAATGAGTAATTTACAAAAGTATCGTAGTGTAGAAACAATAATTAATATGGAAAAAGCCATATTCTTGAAAAATCGTCAAGAAGATTTTATAGAAAAATATTACAAGAAGAATGAAAATTCAAGATCTAATAATTACTTTTCAGACAAATTCAAAAGAGTATACAATTGCTTAAGCGGTGTAAGTCAACTGATCATTAAAAATGAGTTTATGAAACAATCTGAAAACAAGTTATGATACCAGGATTATTTTTCAAAATCGACATATTATAAAAATAGAAAAAATGCTATTGACGAATTTTTAATTTATTATTTGGACTATACTCCCCGTGCAGTTATAAAACCTTAA
- a CDS encoding ATP-dependent Clp protease ATP-binding subunit produces MDFNLDDLFGSNDNKSKKSSDPLKIYGRNLTDLAARNELDPVINRDDEIRRMIRILSRKTKNNPVLVGEPGVGKTAIVEGLARKIVEGQVPENLKGKDIFELDLAALIAGASYQGQFEKRLKDVLKRIEESNGDIIVFIDEIHMLIGTGRNAEGGMDAANIIKPLMARGKMHLIGATTFDEYRKYIEKDAALERRMQRVDVLEPSIEDTITILRGIKDRFENYHNVKIQDDALVAAARLSSRYISDRFLPDKAIDLVDEAAATIKTEINFQPEELEKAKQKMARLKMEKIAISSEDKKKHAVRLKEIDAEIKDIEKTIKQLEDKWNFEKQRLEELSNLKSKLDDARHRLNIYQKETDYEKASKILYDEIPSIKKQIEETEKEIAESGNTIVKDSVTSEEIANIVSKWTKIPISKLLESDKEKLLNLENDLKKRIKGQDAAIRLVAQAVLRAKANINDPNRPLASFLFTGPTGVGKTELARALAYSLFDSEKQMIRLDMSEYMEKHSVSKIIGAPPGYVGYDSGGSLTEKIRKNPYTILLFDEIEKADRDVLNILLQMMDNGAITDSKGRVINCRNLIIIMTSNLGSQEILKHLDQMPSIKAELLKFLSPEFVNRIDEIVKFNPLTKDVINEIVELELQKLATRMKDVKDVKISFTSKTVDFVGSSSYDENFGARPIKRFIQNKIESLLAYKIIDGTIRSGKAYKIDVFAGNFVVKEA; encoded by the coding sequence ATGGATTTTAATTTAGATGACTTATTTGGTTCTAATGACAATAAAAGTAAAAAATCAAGTGATCCATTAAAAATTTATGGAAGAAACTTAACTGATTTAGCTGCTCGGAATGAATTAGATCCTGTTATTAATCGTGATGATGAAATCAGAAGAATGATTCGCATTTTGAGTAGGAAAACAAAAAACAACCCAGTATTAGTCGGCGAACCAGGTGTTGGTAAAACAGCTATTGTTGAAGGATTGGCTAGAAAAATAGTTGAGGGTCAAGTACCAGAAAACTTAAAAGGTAAAGATATTTTTGAACTTGACTTAGCTGCTTTAATAGCTGGCGCTTCATATCAAGGACAATTTGAAAAGAGATTAAAAGACGTACTCAAAAGAATTGAAGAATCTAATGGTGACATTATAGTTTTCATTGATGAAATTCACATGCTTATTGGAACAGGTCGAAATGCTGAAGGTGGTATGGATGCTGCTAACATCATTAAACCTTTAATGGCCAGAGGTAAAATGCATTTAATTGGTGCTACAACTTTTGATGAATATAGAAAATATATAGAAAAAGATGCGGCTCTTGAAAGAAGAATGCAAAGAGTGGATGTATTAGAGCCTTCAATTGAAGATACTATTACAATTCTTCGTGGTATCAAAGACCGTTTTGAAAATTACCACAATGTAAAAATTCAAGATGATGCTTTAGTAGCTGCTGCTCGTCTTTCTTCAAGATATATTTCTGATAGATTTTTACCAGATAAAGCTATTGACTTAGTTGATGAAGCTGCTGCAACTATTAAAACAGAAATAAACTTTCAACCTGAAGAATTAGAAAAAGCTAAACAAAAAATGGCTAGATTGAAAATGGAAAAAATAGCCATTTCTAGTGAAGACAAGAAAAAACATGCAGTTAGACTTAAAGAAATTGATGCCGAAATAAAAGATATTGAAAAAACAATAAAACAATTAGAAGATAAATGAAATTTTGAAAAACAAAGACTTGAAGAATTGTCTAATTTAAAAAGTAAATTAGATGACGCAAGACATAGATTAAATATTTACCAAAAAGAAACAGATTATGAAAAAGCTTCAAAAATTTTGTATGATGAAATTCCAAGCATTAAGAAACAAATCGAAGAAACAGAAAAAGAAATAGCAGAATCAGGTAACACAATTGTTAAAGATAGTGTTACAAGTGAAGAAATTGCTAACATTGTTTCGAAATGAACTAAAATTCCAATTTCAAAATTACTTGAAAGTGATAAAGAAAAATTGTTAAATCTTGAAAACGATTTAAAGAAAAGAATAAAAGGGCAAGATGCTGCCATTAGATTAGTTGCTCAAGCTGTATTAAGAGCTAAAGCAAATATTAATGATCCTAATAGGCCTTTAGCAAGTTTCTTATTTACAGGACCTACTGGTGTTGGTAAAACAGAATTAGCAAGAGCTCTTGCATATTCTCTTTTTGATAGTGAAAAACAAATGATTCGTTTAGACATGTCTGAATACATGGAAAAACATAGTGTTTCTAAAATCATTGGTGCTCCTCCAGGATATGTTGGATATGACAGCGGTGGATCATTAACTGAAAAAATTAGAAAGAATCCTTACACAATTCTTTTATTCGATGAAATCGAAAAAGCTGACCGCGATGTTCTTAACATTCTTTTACAAATGATGGATAATGGGGCTATTACAGACTCAAAAGGCCGTGTAATTAACTGTCGTAATTTAATTATAATTATGACAAGTAATTTAGGCTCACAAGAAATACTTAAACATTTAGATCAAATGCCAAGTATTAAAGCTGAATTGCTTAAATTCTTGAGTCCTGAATTTGTAAACAGAATTGATGAAATTGTCAAATTTAATCCATTAACTAAAGATGTAATTAATGAAATTGTTGAACTTGAACTTCAAAAATTAGCTACTAGAATGAAAGATGTTAAAGATGTAAAAATATCATTCACAAGCAAAACTGTTGACTTTGTAGGTTCTTCTTCATATGATGAAAACTTTGGGGCAAGGCCTATTAAAAGATTTATCCAAAATAAAATTGAAAGCTTATTAGCTTACAAGATTATTGATGGCACCATAAGAAGCGGAAAAGCCTATAAAATAGACGTTTTCGCCGGAAACTTTGTTGTTAAAGAAGCCTAA
- a CDS encoding MAG0920 family protein, translating into MIWLVIIICFITLMPLFIDSILVKQNTFKKILYFCLTVRPNCISNEIKLQDFVIKNQQKYQLFYMLGSLGWLLIEILIALLVGLLWKPNIKYYDSLAYYWIIFGGSTFLVICFILIQINIFVKTTKWLKFNNNLNDENLYEKKINSETNKTQFDFSLGQKYHYNSLPNEKSLVSFFFRSVDFYIKYPENFENLSPKKQRKLVYANSIFDFENTKPDKLTYFDINMFKDTFIKYQIIQNNKND; encoded by the coding sequence ATGATTTGATTAGTGATTATTATATGTTTTATTACACTTATGCCTTTGTTCATAGATTCAATTTTAGTCAAACAAAATACCTTTAAAAAAATCTTATATTTTTGTCTAACAGTAAGACCTAATTGCATAAGTAATGAAATAAAACTTCAAGATTTTGTTATCAAAAACCAACAAAAATATCAATTATTCTATATGTTAGGTTCATTGGGCTGACTGTTAATAGAAATACTTATTGCTTTGCTAGTAGGATTATTATGAAAGCCTAATATCAAATACTATGATTCGCTTGCATACTATTGAATTATATTCGGCGGTAGCACTTTTTTAGTAATTTGTTTTATCCTTATACAGATAAACATATTTGTAAAAACAACCAAATGATTGAAATTCAACAATAATTTAAATGACGAAAATCTTTATGAAAAGAAGATTAATTCAGAAACTAACAAAACACAATTTGATTTTTCATTAGGCCAAAAATATCACTATAACTCCCTTCCAAATGAAAAGTCGTTAGTTTCATTCTTTTTCAGATCAGTCGATTTTTATATTAAATATCCAGAAAATTTTGAAAACTTATCTCCTAAAAAGCAAAGAAAATTAGTATATGCAAATTCAATCTTCGATTTTGAAAATACTAAGCCTGATAAATTAACATATTTTGATATTAATATGTTTAAAGACACATTTATTAAATATCAAATTATCCAGAATAATAAAAATGATTAG
- the proS gene encoding proline--tRNA ligase, with the protein MKELEKITPLEQDFAKWYTDVVKQGNLIAYGPVKGTIVFKPNSYGIWEQIQKNLNECFREKGVQNVYLPLLIPEKLFNKEKDHIAGFNPELATITKVGDKDLDEKVFIRPTSEVLFADLFKNSIESYKDLPMIYNQWANVVRWEKTTNPFLRSREFLWQEGHTCHSNPLEARKFTKGMISTYSKFLKNFLAIPTIIGKKTPKEKFAGACSTYTVEAMMKDGRALQAGTSHYLAQNFSKQFEIQFKTENNELDYAYQTSWGVSTRLLGAIIMTHGDNRGIIIPPRVAPIQIDVLELFANKNKEVHTYCDNLYKDLSRKFRVRLDSSDKGPGFKASNSEIQGVPLRIEVGPKDIENKSVTIVRRDTLEKINIKQSEVKDQVETLLNQIHDNLYLQAEKRLNENTVFVDNYEDFKKQIKNHKFVIAPFCCLDVAEEIIKNETGASTRCLPKKFDKPNQKHKCIFEKCCKETNRYVIFARAY; encoded by the coding sequence ATGAAAGAACTAGAAAAAATTACTCCATTAGAACAAGATTTTGCTAAGTGATATACAGATGTTGTTAAACAAGGGAATTTAATTGCTTATGGGCCTGTAAAAGGAACAATTGTATTTAAACCCAATTCATATGGAATTTGAGAACAAATTCAAAAAAATTTAAATGAATGTTTTAGAGAAAAAGGTGTGCAAAATGTATATTTGCCACTTTTAATACCTGAAAAATTGTTTAACAAAGAAAAAGATCACATAGCAGGATTTAATCCAGAATTAGCAACAATTACTAAAGTTGGCGACAAGGATTTAGATGAAAAAGTATTTATTAGACCAACATCAGAAGTTTTATTTGCTGATTTATTTAAAAACTCAATTGAGTCTTACAAAGACTTACCTATGATTTATAACCAATGAGCTAATGTTGTTAGATGAGAAAAAACAACCAACCCATTTTTAAGAAGTAGAGAATTCTTATGACAAGAAGGACATACATGTCATAGTAATCCGCTTGAAGCTAGAAAATTTACAAAAGGAATGATTTCAACTTATTCAAAATTTTTAAAAAACTTTTTAGCAATACCAACAATTATTGGTAAGAAAACGCCAAAAGAAAAATTTGCTGGCGCATGTTCAACTTATACAGTTGAAGCAATGATGAAGGATGGTCGTGCTTTACAAGCAGGAACAAGCCATTATTTAGCTCAAAACTTTTCAAAACAATTTGAAATTCAATTCAAAACTGAAAACAATGAATTAGATTATGCTTACCAAACTTCATGGGGTGTTTCAACCCGTCTGCTTGGAGCTATTATAATGACTCATGGAGACAATAGAGGAATTATTATTCCACCTCGAGTAGCTCCAATTCAAATAGATGTTTTAGAGCTTTTTGCAAATAAAAATAAAGAAGTTCATACATACTGTGATAATCTTTACAAAGACCTAAGTAGAAAATTTAGAGTAAGACTTGATTCAAGTGACAAAGGTCCAGGATTTAAAGCCTCAAATTCTGAAATTCAAGGTGTTCCTCTTAGAATTGAAGTTGGACCTAAAGACATTGAAAATAAAAGTGTGACAATTGTTAGAAGAGACACCCTTGAAAAGATTAATATAAAACAATCAGAAGTTAAGGATCAAGTTGAAACTCTTTTAAATCAAATCCACGATAACTTGTACTTACAAGCTGAAAAAAGACTAAATGAAAATACAGTCTTTGTAGATAACTACGAAGATTTCAAAAAACAAATTAAAAATCATAAATTTGTTATAGCCCCATTTTGTTGTTTAGATGTGGCTGAAGAAATAATCAAAAATGAAACTGGCGCTTCAACTCGTTGCTTACCTAAAAAGTTTGATAAACCAAATCAAAAACACAAATGTATTTTTGAAAAATGTTGTAAAGAAACCAATAGATATGTAATCTTTGCAAGAGCTTACTAG
- a CDS encoding PolC-type DNA polymerase III, producing the protein MPKENRKIENENFITFCKDINVKVTPGLDKVELDDVEYDSVKDQLNVSFKFTNSISAKEFFSFLSSLKNNKVYNIKGKITFDISQYKKENLIDFINELTYEKAKFIKLRNLPIVKKLKFNDQFVATITTISAKEYEEFNPVFKNLQKTLNKYGWKDLKINFEQKTMVSVDNGVIEEENKRTLEFMKKWQENQEKLTKENERVTTPNNSNRWRRKSYEKVELQDISSLDDKTAVSFTGMIYSQDYALSKNGKHIYTFFLTNYKDAVEVKTIRTTLLEPEQINELEDNKWVTIYGTVSESTFGARNKFVFLDFYEKAKSLLTEKKENKDIAKKRVELHVSSKMNTMDGLIFPKDIVAFAEKLNHSAVAIMDVDGAQGYPEFYNAAKKSKVKPLFGTAFSVINKSNKSILGNIPEGEIKGQEYVSFDIETTGLCPRFAVIIEYGSLPIHSNMKYGRKTQFFIKCQEPIKPFTENLTGITNAMIEKSGLELKEALQKIYNDLNGKIALAHNARFDFNFLKEKFRQAKIEFPNVTVIDTLIVSRIVFPQNKKHKLEDVATRVGVEYDPTVAHRGDYDAKVLAEVWVALMDELGKKGILTFNQLNSYIKDDLYNKTFSYEVSTIAKNYEGLKEQYGYLTTALTKNLYNGPKTFMEDLAAHSENLLLGSGTLKSRLLDVYFYSSHEEFIKELKLYDYIEVPAPQVFSHWIDNEFITQEQLEISLKEIIKEAIKAKKIVVATADVKYLNLYDKVAYEVLVYAKGIKNSRHYLFNYEQAKNGNIPIPNQDYLTTEEMLEQFAFLKDKQLIEDIVINNTNKIADMCDKIQVIKDKLYTPKFEDSGKKLHDLVYETAYKKYGEKLPKIVEERIEAELNPIIDYGFSVIYWISHILIQKSTDNGFVVGSRGSVGSSFVATLAGITEVNPLPPHYLCNKCKYFELSKDEKITSGYDLPNKNCPKCNILLEADGQGIPFETFLGFKADKVPDIDLNFSGDIQGDIHNEVKRIFDNTHTLKAGTISTVALKTSYGHVKAFTEEAMRNYSEPFIDFLAHKIEKLKRTTGQHPGGILIIPKEFDVYDFTPINYPANEPDSSWLTSHFDFHSIHDNILKLDLLGHDNPTIIRLLKKYTNINIDDIPKNDPKVLSLFASTKAMNIKPEQINNETTGALGLPEFGTSFVRQMLKEAKPKSFANLISLAGLSHGENVWLNNAQELVSKKNFEITDVICCRDDIMQFLLKKKVEPLFAFNIMEKVRKGKGLTDDEVKRLKEYKVADWMIESMKKIKYMFPKAHATAYVLMAWWIAWFKLYYPLAHYACYFATHAKAVEIESMIDIKGGHKVTDRLNQLNNIPKNERKVKDDDLIPVFEIAQELYARGFYIANIDLKKSAAHEWIIDNKHGCLIPPFKSIDGLGDAAAVSLVEARDAKDFTSKEDVIRRTSVNKTLIEKMDKLNIFKGLDDTDQMKLF; encoded by the coding sequence ATGCCTAAAGAAAATAGAAAAATAGAAAATGAAAATTTCATTACATTTTGTAAAGATATTAATGTAAAAGTGACACCTGGATTGGATAAAGTTGAATTAGACGATGTCGAATATGACAGTGTTAAAGACCAATTAAATGTGTCATTTAAATTTACAAATTCAATCAGTGCAAAGGAATTTTTTTCGTTTCTTTCTAGTTTAAAAAATAATAAAGTTTATAACATCAAAGGTAAAATTACTTTTGATATTTCACAATATAAAAAAGAAAATTTAATAGATTTTATTAACGAATTAACCTATGAAAAAGCCAAATTCATCAAATTGAGAAATTTGCCAATTGTTAAAAAACTTAAATTTAATGATCAATTTGTAGCAACAATTACAACTATTTCAGCTAAAGAATATGAAGAGTTTAACCCCGTTTTTAAAAACCTTCAAAAAACTTTAAATAAATACGGTTGAAAAGATTTAAAAATTAATTTTGAACAAAAAACCATGGTTTCAGTTGACAACGGTGTTATTGAGGAAGAAAACAAAAGAACTCTAGAATTTATGAAAAAATGACAAGAAAACCAAGAAAAACTTACCAAAGAAAATGAAAGAGTTACAACTCCAAATAATTCGAATAGATGAAGAAGAAAAAGCTATGAAAAAGTTGAGCTCCAAGACATATCTTCGTTAGATGATAAAACTGCTGTTTCATTTACTGGAATGATTTATTCTCAAGACTATGCTTTAAGTAAAAATGGTAAACACATTTACACATTTTTTCTAACCAACTATAAAGATGCTGTAGAAGTAAAAACAATAAGAACAACATTATTAGAACCTGAACAAATAAATGAGCTTGAAGACAACAAATGAGTAACAATTTATGGAACAGTTTCTGAAAGTACTTTTGGTGCTAGAAACAAATTTGTCTTCTTAGATTTCTATGAAAAAGCAAAAAGTTTACTAACAGAAAAGAAAGAAAATAAAGACATAGCTAAAAAAAGAGTTGAGTTACATGTTAGCTCAAAAATGAACACAATGGATGGATTAATTTTTCCTAAAGACATTGTGGCTTTTGCTGAAAAATTGAATCATTCTGCTGTTGCAATTATGGACGTTGATGGTGCTCAAGGTTATCCTGAATTTTATAATGCAGCTAAAAAATCAAAAGTTAAACCTCTTTTTGGAACTGCGTTTTCAGTTATAAACAAAAGTAATAAATCTATTTTAGGAAACATACCTGAAGGCGAAATTAAAGGTCAAGAATATGTTTCATTCGATATTGAAACCACTGGACTTTGTCCTCGTTTTGCCGTAATTATTGAATATGGTTCATTGCCAATTCACTCAAACATGAAGTATGGGAGAAAAACACAATTTTTCATTAAATGTCAAGAACCAATTAAACCTTTTACAGAAAACTTGACAGGTATTACTAATGCAATGATTGAAAAAAGTGGTTTGGAATTAAAAGAAGCTTTGCAAAAAATTTATAATGACTTAAATGGCAAAATTGCTTTAGCACACAATGCTAGATTTGACTTCAACTTCTTAAAAGAAAAATTTAGACAAGCTAAAATAGAATTTCCAAATGTAACAGTAATTGACACACTTATTGTTTCAAGAATTGTTTTCCCTCAAAACAAAAAACATAAACTTGAAGATGTTGCTACTCGTGTTGGTGTTGAATATGATCCTACAGTTGCTCACCGTGGTGATTATGATGCGAAAGTTTTAGCTGAAGTTTGAGTGGCTTTAATGGACGAATTAGGTAAAAAAGGTATTTTAACCTTTAATCAACTTAATTCATATATTAAAGATGATCTTTATAATAAAACCTTTTCATATGAAGTTTCAACAATAGCTAAAAACTATGAAGGTTTAAAAGAACAATATGGTTATTTAACAACAGCTTTAACTAAAAACTTATACAATGGACCTAAAACATTTATGGAAGATTTAGCAGCTCATAGTGAAAATCTTTTATTAGGTTCAGGAACACTAAAAAGTAGATTGCTTGATGTTTATTTTTATTCTTCACATGAAGAATTCATTAAAGAATTAAAACTTTATGACTATATTGAAGTGCCAGCACCTCAAGTGTTTAGCCATTGAATTGATAATGAATTTATTACTCAAGAACAATTAGAAATTTCTTTAAAAGAAATTATTAAAGAAGCAATAAAAGCTAAAAAAATAGTGGTTGCTACAGCTGATGTTAAGTATCTAAATTTATATGACAAAGTAGCTTATGAGGTTTTAGTTTATGCTAAAGGAATTAAAAACTCTCGTCATTACTTATTCAACTATGAACAAGCTAAAAACGGAAATATTCCAATTCCAAATCAAGACTATTTAACCACTGAAGAAATGCTTGAACAATTTGCCTTTTTAAAAGACAAACAATTAATTGAAGACATAGTTATAAACAACACAAATAAAATAGCAGACATGTGCGACAAAATTCAAGTTATCAAAGATAAACTTTATACACCTAAGTTTGAAGACAGCGGTAAAAAACTACATGATTTAGTTTATGAAACAGCATACAAAAAATATGGTGAAAAATTACCAAAAATAGTTGAAGAAAGAATTGAAGCCGAATTAAATCCTATTATTGATTATGGTTTTAGTGTTATTTATTGAATTAGTCATATCTTAATTCAAAAATCAACTGACAATGGTTTTGTTGTTGGTAGTCGGGGATCTGTAGGTAGCTCATTTGTTGCAACCCTTGCAGGTATTACTGAAGTTAATCCCTTACCTCCTCATTATCTTTGCAACAAATGTAAATATTTTGAATTGTCAAAAGATGAAAAAATAACAAGTGGATATGACTTACCTAACAAAAATTGCCCTAAATGTAATATTTTATTAGAAGCTGATGGACAAGGAATTCCTTTTGAAACCTTCTTAGGTTTTAAAGCTGATAAAGTTCCTGATATTGACCTTAACTTCTCAGGCGATATTCAAGGTGATATTCACAATGAAGTTAAACGTATTTTTGATAATACTCACACTTTAAAAGCTGGTACCATATCAACAGTTGCTCTTAAAACTTCATATGGACATGTTAAAGCATTTACAGAAGAAGCAATGCGTAATTATTCAGAACCATTTATTGACTTTTTAGCCCATAAAATAGAAAAATTGAAAAGAACTACAGGCCAACACCCAGGTGGTATTCTTATTATTCCAAAAGAATTTGATGTCTATGATTTTACCCCAATAAACTATCCAGCCAATGAACCTGATTCTTCTTGATTAACAAGTCACTTCGACTTCCATTCAATTCATGACAACATTTTAAAACTTGACTTACTTGGTCATGATAATCCAACAATTATTAGATTGCTTAAAAAATATACCAATATTAATATTGATGACATTCCAAAAAATGATCCTAAAGTTTTAAGTTTATTTGCAAGTACTAAAGCTATGAATATTAAACCTGAACAAATTAATAATGAAACAACAGGGGCATTAGGTTTGCCTGAATTCGGAACAAGTTTTGTTCGTCAAATGTTAAAAGAAGCTAAACCAAAATCATTTGCTAACCTTATTTCTTTAGCTGGACTTTCTCATGGTGAAAATGTTTGGTTGAACAATGCTCAAGAATTAGTAAGCAAAAAGAATTTTGAAATAACTGATGTTATTTGTTGTCGTGACGACATTATGCAATTTCTTTTAAAGAAAAAAGTTGAACCTTTATTTGCTTTCAATATTATGGAAAAAGTTCGTAAAGGTAAAGGTTTAACTGATGATGAAGTTAAGAGATTAAAAGAATATAAAGTGGCTGACTGAATGATTGAAAGTATGAAGAAAATCAAGTACATGTTCCCCAAAGCCCATGCTACCGCTTATGTTTTAATGGCTTGATGAATTGCTTGATTTAAACTTTATTATCCTTTAGCTCACTATGCTTGTTATTTTGCAACCCATGCTAAAGCGGTTGAAATTGAAAGTATGATTGATATTAAAGGTGGACATAAAGTTACAGACAGATTGAATCAATTGAATAACATTCCAAAGAATGAAAGAAAAGTTAAAGATGATGACTTAATTCCAGTATTTGAAATAGCTCAAGAACTTTATGCTCGTGGTTTCTATATTGCTAATATTGACTTGAAAAAATCGGCAGCACATGAATGAATTATTGACAATAAACACGGTTGTTTAATTCCTCCTTTTAAATCAATTGATGGATTAGGTGATGCAGCTGCAGTATCTTTAGTAGAAGCTAGAGATGCTAAAGATTTTACTTCAAAAGAAGATGTTATTCGCCGTACTTCAGTTAATAAAACATTAATTGAAAAAATGGATAAACTTAACATTTTTAAAGGTCTTGACGATACTGACCAAATGAAATTATTTTAA
- the rpmG gene encoding 50S ribosomal protein L33, whose protein sequence is MPRDGFTLVCESCKMENYISKKNKKNTPEKVELSKYCSKCRKHQNHKEKK, encoded by the coding sequence ATGCCAAGAGACGGTTTTACATTAGTTTGCGAATCATGTAAAATGGAAAACTACATTAGTAAAAAGAACAAGAAAAATACACCAGAAAAAGTTGAATTAAGCAAATATTGTTCAAAATGTAGAAAACACCAAAATCACAAAGAAAAGAAATAA